Part of the Candidatus Nanopelagicales bacterium genome is shown below.
TGACAACTCAACGTCCGATCTCCGCCCGTGGGTTAGCGCGTTGATCGACGCCTTACGCCTGAAGGAGGTACGGCCAATGGCACACGTCATCGTTGATGTCACCGATGAACTGAACCGCTCGCAGGCCGCTGACGCCTGCGGAGTCAGTGTGGACACGATCAAGCGCCGACTCAAAGTCAACGCCTTCCCGCACGCCCGGCAGATAGGACTTGAATGACAGTGGGTCATCCCCGTGAGAGACCTCATCAACGCCGGCCTCCTGCCTGCCGCCGCTCTGACCTCGACGAGTAAGACTGCACAGGACCTCGACATCGGGATGCCGCGACCGCCGATTGCTATTGGCGGGAGCGCTCAGATCGCTGAGGCACTTGCCGAAAACCGGGGACTGCGTGCCGAGCTGGCTCGCGCGCAGGACGAGATCGCGTTCCTACGTGGACTAATCAAGAACGAAAGGGCCGCCTGATGGCCCGGCCATTGAAGGGCCGCGTGATGTTACGGGGAGGCAAGTTCCAGGGCTCAGTCCCCAAGGCCAAAGGATCCACTGAACGCCATTACGAGGTCTTCGACGCCAAGGCGCAAGCCGAGGCATGGTGCGCACTGGCCGTTGCCAACCTCCAGGCTGGCCTTCCTCTGCCCTCCAGGCGAGCAGTCCTGGGCGAAGGCGATCCCGATGTCGCCACAATGAGCAGGCGATCCCTACCCAAGAGAGCTCTGGCTCGCCCATTATCGGTAACCGAAGTCGCCGACGACTGGTTTCACGAGGTCTACATTGACGGGCGCAGCGGCGGCGCGGAGCGCGCAAAGAATGTCCGATCCATACTTAACCGCCGCGTCGTGCCCTTCTTGTTAGAAACGCTCGACGACTCTCGGTTGCTGACGCGTGAGAAGTACCGCGCGTACTTGGCTGCACTGGGCAGACCATCCACCGAACCGGTGCAAGGCATGAGGACAATTCGCGGTTTGAACTTTGCATACTCGTTCGGCTCCACGGAGACCGCGCGCCGGAATTCCCAATTCAATCGAATAGCTCACCGAGAAATCCCCCGCGGCGCTTGCCTGATTTACTGCCATACTTGCTATCGCCATGGCCGGAGCCGCGCCCATCGTCGTAGGCTGATTGTCCTTGATATTGGGCGTTGTTTGCTCGAGACCCATATGCGGACTCCTCTGCAGCAATTAGCCGATCAAATTCTCCGCGGTCAAGGAATATGACCCTGCACTCAGTGCATTGATCGATTACTACGCCGTTGCGTTCGTAGGTGTGCATGGCTGCCTTGCACTTGGGGCAAGCCATCGGCATGGCGGTCTGATTCATAGATGCTCCATTCAGGGCGAGTTGGGTGAGATTTCGCAAGCACCATATGACGGTTGGCGAGGATCAGTGCAGCTCGACTATGGAGCGAGACAGTCAGCAATTCCCTCGGGGTCCAGTGGAACCAGCCCGTGTGACTTAAAGCCCGAAGGGTGAGCGTTGCAGGTCCACACATCACTAGTCGCT
Proteins encoded:
- a CDS encoding zf-TFIIB domain-containing protein — translated: MNQTAMPMACPKCKAAMHTYERNGVVIDQCTECRVIFLDRGEFDRLIAAEESAYGSRANNAQYQGQSAYDDGRGSGHGDSKYGSKSGKRRGGFLGELFD